A single window of Syntrophus aciditrophicus SB DNA harbors:
- a CDS encoding ABC transporter permease translates to MLGNSILLAFREIRRNVLRSFLTILGIVIGVAAVIIMVTIGGGATVQVSQQISSLGSNLLMVTPGKRLGPGQSSDTVPFKLSDAEAIARDVRSIAAVAPLSSRSLQAVSGNENWSTNVTGTDNSYFKVTNRSVRSGRTFSESELRSGAAVCILGDTVRRKLFGNQDPMGEKIRLEKLSCKVIGVLESKGQSTMGQDQDDIVVIPLRTLQRRITGSQNIGLIQVSAREGASTERAQQEIGKLMRERRHLAPDEDDNFNVMDMKEITKMLTGTTQMLTALLSAVAAVSLLVGGIGIMNIMLVSVTERTHEIGIRLAIGALEREVLMQFLVEAVVLSSFGGLLGIVLALAGSVWLASLLHVPFVFNAGIVIVAFLFSAAVGVIFGYFPALKAARLDPIVALRHE, encoded by the coding sequence ATGCTGGGAAATTCGATTCTACTGGCGTTTCGTGAAATCCGGCGCAATGTCCTGCGTTCCTTTCTGACGATCCTGGGGATCGTGATCGGGGTGGCCGCCGTCATCATCATGGTGACCATCGGCGGCGGGGCGACCGTTCAGGTCTCACAGCAGATTTCCAGCCTGGGCAGCAATCTGCTCATGGTGACGCCGGGCAAGAGACTGGGGCCCGGTCAGTCTTCCGACACGGTTCCCTTCAAGCTGAGCGACGCCGAGGCCATCGCCCGGGATGTCCGTTCCATTGCCGCTGTGGCGCCGCTTTCATCCCGGAGCCTCCAGGCCGTCTCCGGAAATGAAAACTGGTCCACGAACGTCACGGGGACGGACAATTCCTATTTCAAGGTGACCAACCGGTCCGTGCGATCGGGGCGCACGTTCAGTGAAAGCGAATTGCGCTCCGGGGCGGCGGTCTGCATCCTGGGAGATACCGTGCGCAGAAAACTCTTCGGCAACCAGGACCCCATGGGAGAGAAGATCCGTCTGGAGAAGCTTTCCTGCAAGGTGATCGGTGTGCTGGAATCCAAAGGCCAGAGTACGATGGGGCAGGACCAGGACGATATCGTGGTGATCCCCCTGCGCACCCTCCAACGGCGGATCACGGGCAGTCAGAACATCGGCCTCATTCAGGTATCAGCCCGGGAGGGGGCGTCGACGGAAAGGGCCCAGCAGGAAATCGGGAAGCTGATGCGCGAGCGACGTCATCTCGCCCCTGATGAAGACGACAATTTCAATGTGATGGACATGAAGGAGATCACCAAGATGCTGACGGGGACCACGCAGATGCTCACCGCCCTGCTGAGCGCCGTGGCGGCGGTCAGCCTGCTCGTCGGGGGAATCGGCATCATGAATATCATGCTGGTTTCCGTCACCGAGCGCACCCATGAAATCGGCATCAGGCTCGCCATCGGCGCCCTGGAACGGGAAGTACTGATGCAGTTCCTGGTGGAGGCGGTGGTTCTGTCCTCCTTTGGCGGCCTTCTCGGGATTGTACTGGCCCTGGCCGGCTCCGTCTGGCTGGCAAGTCTGCTTCATGTACCTTTTGTGTTCAACGCGGGAATCGTGATTGTCGCCTTCCTGTTTTCCGCGGCGGTCGGGGTGATCTTCGGCTACTTTCCGGCCCTCAAGGCCGCCCGCCTGGACCCCATTGTGGCCCTGCGGCACGAGTGA
- a CDS encoding efflux RND transporter periplasmic adaptor subunit, with amino-acid sequence MKAKSDKTDEVAENAEIARTLELNSAPGGFGWLRRWRIPVLVIAAVIFIAAAVIMWRVSHTSGAVRYETREVQRGNLTVTVTATGTLEPTNSVEVGSELSGTVKSVEADFNDRVKVGRILARLDTEKLEATITQHRASLEAAKAKVLQAEATVAETRAKLNQFKQVWKLSNGKVPSQTEMDAAEAAFARAKADLANCRAAVSQAQATLSASETDLSKSIIRSPVNGIVLNRSVEPGQTVAASMTTPVLFTLAEDLAKMELQVDVDEADVGKIREGQKAAFTVDAWPDRTFEAQVVQTRYGSQTTEGVVTYTTVLKVDNSDLSLRPGMTATASITVNSVENAVLIPSAALRFTPPVQEEEKKSSGGLVSMLLPRPPRFKATERENAAGSKKQQNVWILREERPVAVPVTVGATDGVMTEMRAGDLQPGMAVVVDSVMEAK; translated from the coding sequence ATGAAAGCGAAATCCGATAAAACAGATGAAGTTGCCGAAAATGCCGAGATTGCCCGGACTCTGGAACTGAATTCAGCGCCGGGAGGCTTTGGATGGTTGAGGAGATGGCGAATTCCCGTTCTGGTGATCGCGGCAGTGATCTTCATTGCTGCCGCCGTCATCATGTGGAGAGTTTCGCATACGTCCGGCGCGGTGAGGTACGAAACCCGGGAAGTGCAACGGGGTAATCTCACCGTGACCGTCACGGCCACGGGTACACTGGAACCCACCAACTCGGTGGAAGTGGGCAGCGAGCTTTCCGGGACGGTCAAGAGTGTTGAAGCCGACTTCAACGACCGGGTGAAGGTTGGTCGGATTCTGGCCAGACTGGACACCGAGAAGCTTGAAGCGACCATCACTCAGCACCGGGCTTCCCTGGAGGCGGCAAAGGCAAAGGTTCTTCAGGCCGAGGCCACTGTTGCGGAAACCCGGGCGAAACTGAATCAGTTCAAGCAGGTGTGGAAACTCAGCAATGGCAAGGTCCCTTCACAGACGGAAATGGATGCGGCCGAAGCGGCATTCGCGCGGGCCAAAGCCGATCTGGCCAACTGCCGGGCGGCTGTTTCCCAGGCCCAGGCCACACTCTCCGCCAGTGAAACGGACCTGTCCAAATCGATTATCCGGTCCCCAGTCAACGGCATCGTCCTGAACCGCAGCGTGGAACCAGGTCAGACCGTGGCCGCGTCCATGACCACCCCGGTGCTGTTCACTCTTGCCGAGGATCTGGCGAAGATGGAACTGCAGGTGGATGTGGACGAGGCCGATGTCGGAAAAATCCGGGAAGGACAGAAAGCCGCCTTTACCGTGGACGCCTGGCCGGACCGCACCTTCGAGGCGCAGGTCGTTCAGACCCGCTACGGTTCTCAGACCACGGAAGGCGTTGTGACTTATACCACCGTGCTCAAGGTGGACAATTCGGATCTGTCCCTCCGACCGGGCATGACGGCGACGGCAAGCATCACGGTGAACAGCGTGGAGAATGCCGTCCTGATTCCCAGCGCAGCCCTCCGCTTTACGCCGCCGGTGCAGGAGGAGGAAAAGAAGTCTTCCGGAGGACTCGTGAGCATGCTGCTTCCGCGACCGCCGCGCTTTAAAGCGACAGAGCGAGAGAATGCCGCCGGCAGCAAAAAGCAGCAAAACGTCTGGATTTTAAGGGAAGAGCGACCGGTAGCGGTTCCCGTGACGGTGGGGGCTACCGACGGCGTCATGACGGAAATGCGGGCCGGCGATCTTCAACCCGGGATGGCTGTGGTGGTCGATTCCGTGATGGAGGCGAAATGA
- a CDS encoding efflux transporter outer membrane subunit — MNLFSGKAAGKRIAESARALMLAALILSGCATVGPDYTPPATELSKSWHTPLKSGLTAEETGPASLEKWWTNLNDPELSSLMTRAIAGNRDLRKARARVRQARASRGVTRAGLFPTLDVSSSATRSRSSEETGGGTTSSFYVAGLDAGWELDLFGGVRRSVEAAEADLQASQEDLRDALVSLLAEVALNYVEVRKYQDLLTVAESNLATQQETFELTRWRQQAGLSDELAVQQARYNLERTRSQIPTLRTGLEEAKNNLAVLLGEQPGTLHGELEERKPVPVANPAVAAGVPADVLLQRPDVRRAERELAAQTARIGVATAELYPKFTLSGSIGLEAFSSSNLFSSGSRTAGGGAGVTWRIFDARAIRQNIEVQTALQEQALTGYETAVLNALKEVENALTAYAEEEQRRQALSEAVSAAQQAARQAGYKYQSGLADFDSVLEAQRSLLILQEELAQSNGAVLSNLIRLYKALGGGWTSLAAADEKQESTNISKRESNESEIR, encoded by the coding sequence ATGAATCTATTCTCTGGGAAAGCCGCCGGGAAACGAATCGCAGAGAGCGCACGGGCGTTGATGCTGGCTGCCCTGATTCTGAGCGGCTGTGCCACCGTAGGACCCGATTATACTCCTCCGGCAACCGAACTGTCGAAAAGCTGGCACACGCCCTTGAAGAGCGGCTTGACCGCGGAAGAAACCGGTCCCGCAAGTCTGGAGAAATGGTGGACGAATCTGAACGATCCGGAATTATCCAGCCTGATGACGCGCGCGATTGCAGGCAACCGCGATCTCAGGAAAGCCAGGGCTCGGGTCCGTCAGGCGCGGGCAAGCCGGGGCGTAACCCGGGCCGGACTCTTCCCGACGCTGGATGTCTCGAGTTCCGCCACCCGGAGCCGCAGCAGCGAAGAAACGGGCGGGGGGACAACGAGCAGTTTTTACGTGGCGGGCCTCGATGCCGGCTGGGAGCTGGATCTCTTCGGCGGCGTCCGGCGCTCCGTGGAGGCCGCCGAGGCCGATCTCCAGGCCAGTCAGGAGGATCTGCGCGACGCGCTGGTTTCTCTCCTTGCCGAAGTGGCCCTCAACTACGTTGAAGTCCGTAAGTATCAGGATCTGCTGACCGTGGCGGAGAGCAATCTGGCAACGCAGCAGGAAACCTTTGAATTGACACGCTGGCGGCAGCAGGCTGGCTTGAGTGATGAACTGGCCGTGCAGCAGGCCCGTTACAATCTGGAAAGAACGCGCTCGCAGATACCGACTCTGCGGACCGGCCTTGAAGAGGCAAAGAACAACCTGGCTGTCCTGCTGGGCGAGCAGCCGGGAACGCTCCATGGGGAACTGGAAGAGCGAAAGCCTGTTCCGGTTGCAAACCCGGCGGTTGCGGCAGGGGTGCCTGCGGATGTCCTTCTGCAACGGCCCGATGTCCGCCGTGCCGAACGCGAGTTGGCTGCTCAGACAGCCCGGATCGGGGTGGCCACCGCGGAACTCTATCCCAAATTTACCCTGAGCGGCTCAATCGGTCTGGAGGCCTTTTCTTCAAGCAACCTTTTTTCCTCGGGAAGCCGGACGGCCGGCGGCGGTGCCGGGGTAACCTGGCGGATTTTCGATGCCCGTGCAATCCGGCAGAACATCGAGGTCCAGACAGCCCTCCAGGAGCAGGCCCTGACGGGCTATGAGACAGCGGTCCTGAATGCCCTCAAGGAAGTGGAAAACGCCCTGACAGCCTATGCCGAGGAGGAGCAGCGCCGCCAGGCCCTGAGCGAAGCGGTCTCGGCGGCTCAGCAGGCGGCGAGGCAGGCCGGATACAAGTACCAGAGCGGGCTGGCTGATTTCGACAGTGTCCTGGAGGCGCAGCGGTCGCTTCTGATCCTGCAGGAGGAACTGGCTCAGAGCAACGGGGCGGTTCTTTCCAATCTCATCCGTCTGTACAAGGCCCTGGGCGGTGGATGGACCTCCCTGGCCGCTGCCGATGAAAAACAGGAATCTACCAACATCAGTAAGCGAGAGAGCAATGAAAGCGAAATCCGATAA
- a CDS encoding ABC transporter ATP-binding protein produces MDSSGQPLIVLKGVTKIFGKGQAAVEALRGVDLRIDAGEFVAVMGPSGSGKSTCMNILGCLDTPTAGSYLFKGVEVGELSRNSRALLRRHYQGFVFQGFNLLNRTSALENVELPLIYRGATAAERKRRALQALETVGLKGWETHTPGELSGGQQQRVAIARAIVTGPEVLLADEPTGNLDTARSREIMELLTLLNRDPGITIIMVTHEPDMAAYAKRTVRFLDGLVASDERNGRQN; encoded by the coding sequence ATGGATTCCTCCGGACAACCCCTCATTGTCCTGAAAGGGGTGACCAAAATCTTCGGGAAGGGGCAGGCGGCGGTGGAGGCGCTTCGCGGCGTGGATCTCCGCATCGATGCAGGCGAGTTCGTCGCGGTCATGGGACCGAGCGGCTCCGGCAAGTCCACCTGCATGAACATCCTCGGCTGTCTGGATACGCCAACGGCGGGGAGCTATCTCTTCAAGGGGGTGGAAGTCGGGGAATTGAGCCGGAATTCGCGCGCCCTTTTGCGCCGCCACTACCAGGGATTCGTCTTCCAGGGATTTAATCTCCTGAACCGCACCTCGGCGCTGGAAAACGTGGAACTGCCGTTGATCTATCGAGGCGCGACCGCCGCCGAGCGGAAGAGGCGCGCCCTGCAGGCCCTGGAAACGGTGGGGCTCAAGGGATGGGAAACGCACACTCCCGGCGAACTGTCGGGAGGGCAGCAGCAGCGGGTCGCCATTGCCCGGGCGATTGTGACCGGGCCGGAGGTCCTGCTGGCCGACGAACCAACGGGAAACCTGGATACGGCCCGCAGCCGGGAGATCATGGAGCTGCTCACCCTTTTGAACCGCGACCCGGGGATTACGATCATCATGGTGACCCACGAACCGGACATGGCCGCCTACGCAAAGCGCACCGTCCGGTTCCTGGACGGTCTTGTCGCGTCGGATGAGAGAAACGGGAGGCAAAACTGA